The sequence ACGGCTCCACCGCGAGCGATCTGGCCCTGATCCGGGAGGTCTTCGCGGCTCTGCCGCCCGACCCGTACGCTCCGGGGACGAATCGGTTCCGCCGGTACTCCCATGCCGTGTACCTGCCGTGGAAGGACGAACTGTCCTGGATTCCCGGAACCCCCGACCCCGTACACGGCACGGTCACCGACTTCTCCCAGGGCGACGACGAGGACGACCTCGAATCCCCGCGGAAGCGGCGCGTGCTCCCCGCCATCCCCGAGGAGCTACGCGGCAACGCGCTGCTGCTGCGACTCCTGCGCTGGGACATCGACCAGGTCCTGTCCCTGAAGAACCTGGGGAGACGTCCGATGTGGGCCGGTGTCCACCTGATCCGGCTCGGCGTCGACCGCCCTGGGCAGGACGCCGTCTCCACCCCGAACTGCTTGCACCAGGACGGAGGTTCGGCCAGTACCTTCACCTTCGCCCACCTGATCAGCCGCACCAACGTCGTCGGCGGGGAGAACGTCATCGCCACGCCGGGTAGCGCGGGCCTGCAGCCCGAGGACCCGTGGACGGACATCCACGCCGACTTCACCCTCACCGACCCCCTGGACGGCTACGCCGTCCACGACCACCGGGTCAGCCACTACGTAGGCCCGGTCCGCAGGGGTTCCGACCCCGGACCGGGCGAACGGTCCGTCCTCATCATCGGCCTCGCCCCGTACGTCCCCCAACTGTGACCCCACCCCACCCGACCCGCCGAACCGGGGCTGGGGCCGAGGTCGGGGTCGGCCAGGTGTGACTGCTTCCCCATGAGCCTTGCCGGCCCGGGAAACCGTAGGGTGCGGTCCCATGGAATCGTTGATCGCCGCCGTCCGCGAACAGGACGAAGCTGCCCGCTTTCTCGTTTGGCCGGGTGACTTCGACCTCGACCGGGGCGACCATGTCGAAGAGGTCCACCTTGCCTCGGGCGCCACGCTCGAGGGATTCGCGGGCGACGGCGCCGGGGGCACTTACTTCTTCTGCGGTGAAGGTGGCGAGGAACGTCCCATCCTCTATGCCGACTCCGAAGGAGGTGCGGCTCTGGTCGCGATCGGCCTGCCCGAGCTCCTGAGGCTGCTGCTGGTCGTCCCCTGGTGGCGCGACTGCCAAGCGTTCACGGATGAGGAGAGCCGCGAGCTCGCGGCCGAGTACCTCGAGGACATGCCCGATCTACCGGCCCGAAGGGACCGTGCCGCCGCAGCCCTGGGCATCGACCTGCCGGCACAGGCAGACGTCCTGGCACGCTTGCGGGAGGTAGCCGTTCGGATGGGAGAGGACTTCGTCCTCGTCCTCACTCCGGAGGGCCACCCCTACGAGCCTCTCTTCACGAACTGAGACGCGCCCCGGCAGCCGGGGTCGGCCCACGGCGACAGCGCGCTACGAATCCATGAGGCTCGTCTGGTTCGACTGGGCGAACCTCCGATGGACCGACTACCGGCTCGGGCCGAAGAGTGTTTTGTCCTGAAGGCGTCAGCCCTCGTCGAAGCCGCGGAAGGTCCCGGACCCGTCAGCGGCGTCGGCGAATTCCGCAAAGTCCATGTTGGCGATGCTGAGGTTGGCCGAGATGTCAGGAAACCACCGCGTGGGAACCCTGAAGGTGCGCCCGGGCTCATCCGAGAGGTCCACTGCCAGGAGCGGGTGCCCCGGATCCTCCATCGTGGCTGCGTCCGCCAGAAACAGGTAGACGATCTGCTCGTCTTCGTCCGCAGCGGCCTCTTCATCCACCAACACCTGCACCCCCACGCCGGTAAATCGGAGCTCGCTGACATACGTGGCATGGGGGTACTCGCCGGACGCGTCGAGTGCGGCACGAACCGCGTCCCAGGCTCCCTCGTCACCGAAGTCGGTACGCAGGACCAGCGAGGTCAGATCATCGGGCTGAGGCAGAGGCATCCGGTGATCCTCTCACCCGGCACTGACAGCGACTGCCCGGACCGGACCCCCACCGCACCGACGGGACCCTTGATGCGGCCCGGCGACACCGAACACCCCCTCGGGGACAGAAC comes from Streptomyces virginiae and encodes:
- a CDS encoding 2OG-Fe dioxygenase family protein, encoding MDGLRARGFARFGAEQLGIAPDGSTASDLALIREVFAALPPDPYAPGTNRFRRYSHAVYLPWKDELSWIPGTPDPVHGTVTDFSQGDDEDDLESPRKRRVLPAIPEELRGNALLLRLLRWDIDQVLSLKNLGRRPMWAGVHLIRLGVDRPGQDAVSTPNCLHQDGGSASTFTFAHLISRTNVVGGENVIATPGSAGLQPEDPWTDIHADFTLTDPLDGYAVHDHRVSHYVGPVRRGSDPGPGERSVLIIGLAPYVPQL
- a CDS encoding DUF6924 domain-containing protein — its product is MPLPQPDDLTSLVLRTDFGDEGAWDAVRAALDASGEYPHATYVSELRFTGVGVQVLVDEEAAADEDEQIVYLFLADAATMEDPGHPLLAVDLSDEPGRTFRVPTRWFPDISANLSIANMDFAEFADAADGSGTFRGFDEG